The sequence GATAGAAGGAAGTCATAATATCAAACAGATTTACCAAACTGTTAAATGTAAAATAAAAGCATATAATGGACAGCTAACTTTAAAAGACTTTGAAGAAGAAACCAAAAGTTTATCAGAATATATTACTGAATTAACTGAAAAAATCAAATCCACAGAAAAAAAAGATAGAATGGATTTTTCCCGGTATCCTTTTAGTAACAAATATGAAAATCATTTTTATGTGGACGAAATCGGTAATGTTGAGATAGATTTAGAAAATTTTATTCTTCGTTTTAACATAATCAGAGAAAAGCTTGAATACATAACTGAACATTTTTATTATGATGAGCTAAATCAAGAATAAAAAAACATCGTACAATCGAGTAGCCCGCCCCGTCTGAACATCAGACAGGGTGAGGCTCTCACCACCTCTTTTTATCAATCCATTTAATCAGCTCATTCCGCTTAAAATACAGCTTTTTTCCATCCTTATGCCACGGCAAACCTTCTTCCCTGCGCCTGTCTAATGTGGATTTGCTGATTTTTAATAAATCCATTGTCTCTTTCAATGTTAGGAATTCTTTTGTTTCAGGATAAAGCTTTTCAGACAATTTGGTTTCTTTAACAGGCTCTTCTGTTTCCGGAAACTCTTGCTGAATTTTAGAATAAGATGATATAAATTCAATTTCTGCTTCAATCCATTTCACAGGGTCGTAAATTGTTTGTTCTTCTGCAATTGTCTCTCTTTCCAAATCATACTGTTCAGGAAAACTTTCTGCAAGTTCTTTTGGTATAGTTCTTTGATATTGCTTTAAAATTTTTAAACAATATAGCAACATGCCCATTTTGTTTGAAATTGAATCTATTCCTGCAAGAAGATTGTCTAAAAATTCAACAACCTCTCTGTTCCTGTGCAGTGATAATAAATAATTTTGCAAGAATGATAATTTCGCTTTATGTAATTGTAGAGAATTCCATTTTGATAAAAAGTAACTGTCTGTCATTATTTAGTAAAATTTTTAGTTATATATTTTTGAAAGTTTATTCATTGATTCATATAATCCCTTTGTTAGAGACTTGGCGTATATTTGAGTAGTGCCAATATCTGAATGCCCTAATAAATCCTTTAAATAAAGTATATGGGTATCTGCTTCAATATGATTGCATGCAAATGAATTACGGGCAGAGTGAAAAGTTAATTTCTTTTTAATTCCGGTATATATCATTAATTCTTTCAGGTTTCGGTTCACAACCTGATTTGAAATTGCTTTAAACACGTTAATTTGCCCTGAGATTGCCTCTTTTTTAAGGTGCATCAGGATTGTTTTTGCCAACGGGATAATTGGTATGGTAATCTCCTTTCCCGTCTTCTCCATCACAATTTCAAGCCTGTCCGGGTTTTCTTTGATATTACTCCATTTAAGATTGACGATGTCAGAGAATCGCAATCCTGTATAACAGGCGAAAAGAAAAGTTTCTCTTGTCGTTTGAACTCTTAGTAAATCCTCTGGAAGGCTGGCTGTTTTCAATTTTTTGATCTCCTCCACCGATAAGAATGCCCTGTTTGCATCTGCCAACTTTATTTTAAAATGATCATATGGGTTTTTATCCAGTAGATCCTTCCGAATTGCAATTTTTATAATTGTTTTTAAACATTTATGTCTTCCAAAAGTACCGCCTGTTTTATTTTTTCTTACAAGGCGCAAATACTTGTCCAATCGTTCTATCATCTCCACATCTATATCCCCAAAGTTGAGGTCGGGATTGAATTCTTTTAGTATTTGTAGGGTATATTTATAGGACATAATAGTTGATTCTTTTTTTACCCCAATCCACAGTTGAATCTGATCTTCAAAAAACTGGTAAAAAGTCATAGCTCCTTCCCGTTTGAAGAAGTTTTTAACTACTGTTTTTGTTACTGGTTTTCCCATTGTATCCATACGTAATACATACTGGTCAAATGCCGCAATCTTCTTCCCCAGATAGGAGTTTAAAAGTTGAAAATTCGCTCCTGAAACAGCCTTTACTGAGCCTTTATCCCAGTTCACTTTCTGAATCTCCTTTCCTGTTGGAAGTTTTATTAAATGTTTATTCAGCCTTACTAAAAAATAGAGAGGGTGCTTGCCATTTTGCTTTACGGGTTTATCGTCCCTGATGATTAACTTGATGCTGTAATTTGTTGCCATTTTGTTTTTATTTTTGTTTCAAGCGAAAAGTTCTAAATTTATTTTTGTTTTATAAAGGGAAATTATATTACTTACAGAGGCTGTGGAGAATAAAATATGTATAACACTTTCATGATTTTTTGAGTGCGATTATAGATATAGCAGTATGTGATTGTTTGACTTACTTTAATCGCCTCATATGATCCCTTTGGTTTACTTTATTCCCTGAGTTCCCCCAATTCCCTGAGCTCCCTTAATTCCTGTTGGACTCTTATGCCGGTTTGTTTTTGGAATAATGCCCGTGCTTTAGTCTATACATAATTCCAGATTTAACAAATTTGGACAGATAACTTTCCGCTGTCTTGTACTTAATTTTAAAGTTTGTCGCTATTTTAAAGGCTTCTGAGGCAGAAAATTCTATAGGGAGATTATAAAAGAATTTTGCTTGTTCGTTATTGTTAAATTTTATCTGTTTATCATTAAATCTGGAGTATATTTCCATTGTGTGGATTCTTAAATATTCAACTATTTTGATTGATTTTTCAAAATCAGAATCATTACAGAGTATCTCAGTTCTATTTTCACCCCACTCATCCATTAACCTTAAAGTTGTTAATATCATCGCTATTCTGAATGCCATAAGCCCTAATCTGCGAATACTGGCAATTAAATCTTCTCCAACAATTTCTTTAAACTCATTTTGCCACTTACCAAATAATTTATTAAATTGGGCTTGCTGCTCACCAGTTAATTTAAAAGTAAGTCCCACTTCCAGTTCATTTAGTTTATTATAGTGAAACAATAATTTCTCACTTAAACTTTTCATGTACTCCGCCAGATCTACATTTCCATTATCGGCAAAAACATCCTGCCATTCTGTATCCGTGCTAAAGGCGTAAAAGGCAAATCTGCTAAATAATCCATTTTCAGCAGAGGGGATTAAAGACGATACTTGATTGGGCGTTCCACTTAAAACAACAGCAACATTAGGATTGAGTACATCAATGTATTCATCATCTGCCACTCTTAATAAAGAGACGGACTCATGGTGAAAAACCTTTCTTAAGAAATCGCTGTAATTTCCCCACTCATTATTCATTGTAAGACTTAAAGTGTCTGCCTCTGTTTCATAAATAATACCCCAGCCATCATTTTTATTTATTGTTTTAAGTACTGCCGAAGCACTACAATTTGCCGGAATGAATAAGCGTTTGCCATCCTCCAGTAATTTCTGATGTATAGCATGACCGAGGTATTTGGGATATTTTAGCACACCCTTTCCAGCAGAAGCGGGAGCAACTACAAATAAAAACAGAGGCATGCCTACTTTGTCTTTATTATAAGTGCCATTAATATTTGGCATTAAAATACTTAATGTTGTTAATGACCCCAATAAAGCTATATCCCGTTCTTTTTGTTTGGTAAAAAGATTGCATACCTGCTCCAACAAGTTGGGTAAATTATTATAAACCTCCTCGGGAAATGTAGAAACATTAAAACTCTTAGGTGTGTTTAAAGGGGTAATGTCGGGGATGAAGGGTTTGAGGGGAATTGGGGCATCAGTATTATTTTGAATTTCTGATGCCCTTGTTAAATCATACCCTGCTTCCTTAGCATAATACAATAGCGTTTTAAAAGTTATTTTGTTCTGATAATTATTCAGGCAGTAATTCCATTTTGCGATAGAAGCGTTTTCATCATGTTTAGACCCGTCCAGACGGCAAAGCTGTAAATAAAGGTCTTTCCCCTTGTTGTTAGGGATGGCTGAAACAATAGCTAATGTCACCTTATACCACCGCTCATGATTATAGGTGATGGATATATTTCTACCAGTTAAAAATTTGGCTATATCTTCAGTAATTTTACTTGCAGAGACAGTATCCTTCCAATGCTTTTCGGCAATGCCATCCTGATTTATTTCACTTACTTCCACACAAAACCTTTTTGCATCCCAGTTTATAAATATATTTGGATCGTATGACATAAAACACAACCGCTGAACATCTGAACCGCTTTTATCGATCTGTAATTTAAACTTTTGCTTGTAATATCCCTCTAAGGATTGAAACGCTATTTTATGGTCTTCCATTGAAGAGTCAACCATTACTAGGACTTTTAGTCCAGTTCCTGATGGAGATTTCCATACTGCTAAAGTATAAGGATCTTTGCTTATAAGTGTTTTGTTCTCTAGTAACCGATCAGAGATTTTATCTATATCTAATACAAGCAAATTGTTATATTCTAGGATATTCTCCTGCCTACGTCCTCCATTATAGGTAGCGCTAAAGGTAACTCCGGGGAGATTTGCTTTTAGTTCCCCGGCCTTCTTGACCTCACTCTCTGCAAAATATTGTTTTATATGACCGATAATCTTTTTAAATTTTCCGTTTTTTATGCGAAAAAGAATAACAATTAATGAAGCAACCTTTGGCTGCCCTTGCTTAATATTTTCAAAAAAAGAAACGGTTATTTTTTTTCGGTTGATTTTCTTTGCCTTGCATTTTATTTCTGTTTTCATAGTTTTAAAGTTTTAGATTATTTTTTTACCCACCCACCCTTTATTTATAATTTTAGGGTGTGTATTTAAGAAGTTGCTTTTTCGTAACTCCGTGCCTTTGAATGCTGTTTTTGCCCCTCTATTAATAAGGGGTTCATAGAAGATACTCTCATTGACATTTTGTGTTTTCATAAGATAAGATTTATAGGCAGGCTTCATTGGTGTGCCCATATATCTTACATAACTTCCGAGTGGAAAAAGTTTTTGGCTGTTTTGACCAAAAAAGAAAGAAAACCTCTTGAAACGCTTGCCTACAAAGGCAGAAAAAAGTTATTAACAATTTTTCTATCAGCAGATCAGCAATTAAACGTGGATTAGTAAAAATTTTAACGCAATTACTTGAATGTCAATGAAATTATGGAGATAATTGTCCAGTGTAATTTTAAAATTATGGACAAAAGAAAAATTATCATTCAGCTCATCCAGCAGGACTTGAAGCACAATCAGCTTTTAAGCGGACTTGAAAAATTGCACCTGACCACGGAAGCACATCCTTTGGAAATAATGGATGTAGTAGCCGAAATGATGGGAATTCCAACGGGTAGTGCAAGTGAAGAATGGATGAAAATTTACATCAGCTTTTTGGAAGAAGCAGGGCAATATGCAATTACTTCAAGAGGGGAGCGATTATTGCCACTTGCGGAAAAGTGCTATAATCTGTTACTGGCTTGTGCAGAGATTGAAAGAAGGGTGGAATCAATGGGAGAGGGTAAATAAACTTTTTTTCGAAGTTTGTGAGTTACAGTATAGCGTACCTTTCTTTTACCAAAGCATCTGACTTGGTTATAAATAATTCCGTGTCATCATATTCTATTTTTGATAAAATTACAAAGCTCATTTCTCTGACATTTAATATACTTATTGAAAACAATAGTTTTTCGAGCGAAAATTGATTGGATTCAAATTCATAAGCCGCAACAGTCCCAATTTCCTTTTCTACCAGAGTTAAGTGATTTTCATTTAAATCAGAAAAATCTAATTGGAAGGATTGTGTTTGATACAATGGAAACAGAACATTTTCATTAAAAAAGTCCTTAAAAAGAATTGTTCTCTTCTTTCTATTGTTTACCCGAATTTCAATAATACTTTGGTAACTGTCTGTTAAGCCAGAAATTTGAGTGAGATTACCCAGATCACGCCACTCATTATATTCAGGGATTTGCAGAACCTCAAAAAATGATGTATCAAAAAAAGCTTCTTCTAAAGAACATCTTGCCATTTTCGCTGCTTCTCGAAAATTTTTCCAACAAGTTTCATCAAACTGTCCAATAACTATAAAGCAACCGATACAAAAAAAATTGATTTTTATTTTATCCAATGGAGTTATGTAGAAACGAAGTGATTTTTTGTCCGGTGTATTTACTTGCTTTTTGTGATTAATATAATTCCGTATTCTTTGGAAACTACAATCATTGCCTTTGCCTCATCGAGGTTCTCCTGAATTGTTGGTTCCTTGTAATATCCTAGCCAAATTTCTTCAAAGTCACTTTCGGAAACTGCAATTTTGCTGTGCTTTGGAGCCATAAGAATAAAATCAGCACCTATTTTTCCGGATTTTAGGGACTTCAGTAATTTGCTCATTTTAGTTATGGTTTTATTTCGCTGGTTCTGCCATTCCTTTTGGTGGCGGTTGTAAGGCTCTTGCAATAAACAGCTCTAATGTTATCTTCTAGATGGTTCATACTCAAGTTTATCAAATTTTTCTAAAATTTCGGTGGTACCATCAGAATTTTCCATGTCTGTTCTCCAAAGCCCAATCCCTTCTACATAATATTCAATTATTTTAGAATTTAATCCTATTATTTCCTTTACTACCTTAATTGCAATTCTTTGATCATCACCAACAGTTACAGTAGTCCAACTTGAAGTGCACCTCATCTCATCCCCTTTAATATCCGTATATAGCCATACTGAGATTGCATTGGCAGATGGCATTTTAAACGTGGTTCTAGGAACATTGTACCATCGTCTCTTATTGGTTTCAATCTCATTGGTTGAAACTGATTCCACCATATTAGCCTCATTCTCAGAAAATTTAACGGTCATTGTTAAAATTGACATTGGCTCGTTTTTATACATTTGAGCATCCATTATGTTATGCTGATCAGCTTTTTCATCATAATAAATTATTCTTGAGAAATTAGTTCTGCCACCAGTTTTACTAGGTTTGTAAAAAATTGCTTTATTGTAGTGAGGATTTGGTAATACAAAATCTTTAATTGATTGTCCACTTGATGACATTGTACTTGCCATAAGCATTAACATTAGCGCAAAAAACATTTGAGTGATTGTTTTCATTTAGTGTGTTTTTAAAAAATTTAAGCTAATCTCCAAAATAAAATTGTACGCTTTGAAAAAAGTTTTATGAAAAATCTATTTTGCAAAATCAACAAAAAAGCCTGTTATTAAAGCGTTACAAGTTATTATCTGAGTTATTTTCCAAAACCAGAATTGTAATTCCTTAAAAGCAAAAAAAATCATTCATAATCCGGTCTTTTCCCCTTCTGTTTCCCCCTTTTGAAAATCATTAAGGCAAAAATTCCACCGCCTTCAACCCGACTGATAAAATGGTTCGACCCTAAACAGGGGTGGGACTTTTTGAAATGACTTTTAAATCATTAGAATTGACTGATAATTCCATAAGTTCAATTAAATCTGTTGCAGAACCTGTTGTATAATCAAATTTATTTGATCCAAATGATTTAAGGATCTCCTGAATATTTATTGTTTCTACATTGTGGCTTTTGATGAAAGTTAGCTCCTGTGGGTTTTTTACATTTCCATAAACAAACAGAAATTTCCAGTCCTCAGAACCTGTCAAACGGTGTCTGATTTGTTTTTTCTTTTCACTAAGAAACTTCTTCTGAATCCAATCCTGAACAGCGAGTTCAAGTTGTTCATTTGTTCTCTTTGTAGCGTTACCTGAACCTTTGATAGAAAACTCCTCTTGTCTTTCTTTGGTTAAACCGGATATATAGTTTACAGGCCTTATGCTTACCTGAACCTCAACATGGATTTTTTCCCATTCTCCATTCCCTTTATTTTTTATTGCTAAGAGATCAATTTCATCAATACCCATCTTTAATCCACGGATAGTAAAATACCCCTTTCTGGTCAGCCATTCTTCCACTACCTGTTCAGCTAATAGTGCCATTTTTTTGGTTCTGAATTTATAATTTGATATTAATTTTGGTAACAACAAAATCTCTTTGGTAATAGCAAATATAAACATAAAAAACCTATCGGTGGCATTAAAAACACCGAAATTTTGAATCAAAAGTCCCAATATTGAATTATGTTGGAACAGGAGGATTTTTTAACAGCTTTGGGGCAGAATATTAACCGGATACGGAAGGAAAAGGGCTTGTCTTTTCAGGAGCTGGCATTGGAAGCTGATATTGAAAAATCAAATTTGGTAAAACTAACATCACATGGTACAAATATTACTGTTTTAACGCTTAATAAAATTGCCTGTGCTCTGGGGGTGGAACCTGCCGAATTGTTGAGATTTAAAACAAACTAAAATAAGATGAAATATATTGATCTTGATTTTTCTTTCATTATTTCAATTGTTTCTGTTTTTTCTTTTGTTTAATTTTTGGCTGTTCTTCTTCAAAGTCATAAGTCAGTGTCAAGTCAATAAAACGATCTGATTTGATTAGTTTATCAAATTGTTTTTTAAGTGATTTATATTCTTCGTCCTCATTTATTAAAGTATTTCGTAGAATTTGATAATGCCTTAAAAATTCTCTGATGGCAGGATTTGTCGTCCTTTCATTAATGTCTGTAAAGTTGCTTGTCTCAATGATTGCTTTAGCTTCTTCCCACTCGTTACTCTTTCTGATAGCTTGATACTCTTTTTTCCAGATGTCAGTATAACCAAGTTGTCTTTCAAAGACACTTCTGTAAACAATATATGTCTCAGGCATATAAAGAATTTCAAAAAATTCTTCAATATTGTTGCCGAATGCTTTATGAAAGAATGATGTTTTATCATTTCTTGTTGCAGGGGCAACAATGCCTTTTGTTACATTCAAAACAGATTGAATGGCTCGAATAAATTTTTTATTCCAGAATTTACCTGTGTAATCTCGATTTTTTGCTTCTTCACCAAAAAGCGGGATGTACTTCATAGGAAATGAAAAGATAGCAATATTATATTCTTTGCAGAGCTGAATATTTATTTCTAAACGATTATATAAGTCTTCTGGTTTGTCCTTAAAGTTATAAAGAATGTAATTTGAAAGTTCACGAATACCATACTTTGCTGCTAATTTTACTGCATTTTCATATTGTTTCCTCATGCCAATATAATCAAATGCTATCCTTAATGGTCTGATTGGAATTTCACTCATCAACTTCATTAACTCGTCTGTTACATACCTTGCGTCAGTTCCTTGGTTAAAATCTACATAACGTAACTTAGGTGATTTATTCCTGTATTTTTCATTTAGGTTTTTAAGCTCTTTGTATGCATTTAATAGATTTTCTTTTGATGTAGTTTCAAGTTTCAGAAGCTGATAGTTATCAAGTACATTATAAGCAAATTGTTTGTTTTCTCCTTTTAATTTATTGATTAAATCTTGAAACAGTCTATATGTTCTCCTGATGTATGCCTTTTGATTTGGATGATTTATTAAATTTTTAATTGATATATCTAATTGATTAGGTTCTATAAATGTTGCTCCTTTTACAAAACCCATTTCTTTTATTTCTTGTATTATTTCAGGAAAGTTTGGCGAAGCCAAAACATTGTTGTCCATCAACAAAAGATTTTGCTGTTCACCATAAAGTTCTTTGATTTCAAAAAACTTATCATAGGTTTCAATTTTTGGTTTGTATGTTGGTTCTAAAATTGGGACAGAGCAAAAGGCACATTTTCTTGTGCAACCTTTTGTCATGAAGGTAAAGTATGCACTTTGTGTTGGATACTGATATTCTATTTCATCAAGAATGGAGTAATCAAGTGCTAAATTATCAATAATAGTTTTGTCGCCTTTGTCAAGAATACCTGGTTTGTCTAATAATCCTTGATGTGGTTTTATCCCGGTTTCTGCCTCTAATTCATCGTGTAGCAATGAAGCTAAAACACCACCAACAAATATTTGTTTTGGGTCTTTAACTAACTTTTTCACGAAGTGTATCGTTTCAACAGTTATCTTCCAATAAAATGTAAAAAGTGTTGTTACATAAATTTTATCCCAATATGGCTCATTTTCATATTCCTTCTTTCTGAATTTAATTGAAAATTCCTCTAATGCCTTTGATATTAGATGCCCGTATTTCAAGTTTTCGATTTCAAAAACATCTAAGTTTTGCCTTTTGCCTGTCTTAATAAACTGTTTTATAAAAAAAGCCTTTTGTATCCATTTGATTGAATTGTCAATTAAATTTAATTTCTTTAAACATTCATCGAATAGCTGCTCAACAACTAGATCTTTCAAATCACCTTTAAAGAACTTTACGTCATCGCCTAAACTACGATGATACGTAGCTATTTTCATCAACCCAATTGGAGGATATTTGTTTTTATAGTTTGGTTCTACTAATAATATTTTTCGTTTTGCCGTGCTCATTCTAATTATATTTATCAACTATTCTTTTTTTGATTTGCTCGGAAAGATAAAAGTCTAGTTCTTCCTCTAAAATTTCAAATATTCCCAAAACTACTGCTTTTTGCTCTTCGTTTAATTTATCGAAAACTGGAGGCGTATATTTACTAACCTCTAGTTCACTATCAGACAGACCCTTTAAAGAAATTGTCTTATCTGCCAATATATTGTCCACTAGATTTCCTACATTGCTTGACAATGAGCCTTTCCGGATTATTCTATCAATTTCATTTTTTGCTTTAAGTGCTTTAACCTTCAATTCCGTCAACCTGCTAAGATGAAATGATTCTGTAGCTTCATTCTCGAATGCACCTCTGTTTTCTACAAAATTCTCATAAACTTTGTTATATTTTTCAATTGTATCTAATCCATTATGAAGCTTTGATGCTGCTTGAGCCAATCTATTTTCCAAATTTTCTAATTTAAAAATCTCTGCTGCCTTTTCCTGAAATTGTAGACAAGTAGAATTCTCTACAAAATAATCTCGTCTGGCATTTGGTCTAAAACCATCACTTACAGTATGTATTTCTCCAATGAATCTTAAATTAGTCCTTTCTTGGCCAAAAAATCTATTACAGGTCATTTCGTTGCCAATTGCAATATTTTTTGTACGTAATCGAATACCCTTTTCGTAATCGAGATCAGATAACTTTACATTAGATAACGCTCTATATCCGTACCAACATACTGCCAATAAATTTTGATCATCATCTAGAATATCAACAAAATCAACGCCAATCAGTTTAGACTCTTCTTCATTTCTTCCTAAAAATGTATTTTTATATCTTTTAAATAAAGTTTCCCCATTTATTTCAACATTATATTCGTCTAGAACTGCATTTTTATTTTTTAAATATGATTTTATTTCTTCGATAAAAGAAAAGTTGGCGGCAAATGGAACTGGAGCCACCATAGATAAATACTCAGTTACTTTATTGGTATCTAACACAGTGTTAAAAGCATTATTAAGTGTAACGCGGAAATAATGTTTATCTACTTCTTCCTCAGTTTTCTCAATTTTTGTAATAATACTTATCGCTGCAGCTGCATCACTATTGTCATTTCGGTTCTCTATAATCTTTTTTAAAAGCTTTGCATCAAGGGTCATTTTGCTTTTCACTGATTCACCAAAATAACTTGTTTCAAAAATTAGCTTATCACAATAACCTAAACCTCCTAAACGACCTATCCCCCTAAATCCTTTTTGCCTTACACTATCTTTTTGAGAGTTGGCAACGTCTCCTAAGAAACGTAATACTTCCTTTTCTGAAACTCCTGTCGCATTATCATTTACTATAATGAGTTTACTGACGGAGTCTATAGTAATGTCAATTTTGCCTTCGCTTTTTTCTTTTAATATTCCTAACTCAACTGCCACATCAATTTGGTCTGCTGCATTTTGGATATATTCACGGAAAATAAATCTTGCATCGTCATACATACCCGATGTTAAGGTTTCCAAAACCGTTTTACCTATCGTTGGGTTAAATTGTTTTTCCATCATTTACTATATTTCTTTTTTACACTATTTGGAATATTATTTCCCTCGTCTGACAAATCATGTCCGTGATATATAAGTTCACTTGTTTTGATAAAACGAACAAAGACATTGTTTTCCATATCAAAATTATAGTAATGCCCTTCGTGAAAAAATGCTTTATCTAAAAGTTCTTGAGCTTTTGAAGTATTTCCTTCTCGTTCATTATAACAACTCAAAAACGAAATTTCTCCTCCTGATTTATACATATCGTGTTTGGGATTGTGTTGAAACTTTATTTGATATTTTTCAAAAAAGTTTATTACCTCTTTGTCTGAGTTATAGTAAAGAGTATCTATTTCTGACTTTTCATTTAGTTTATTTTCTATTGACAAATTGGTTTGGGTATTATAAAAATGCTTATAAGCTATAAACTTATGTTCAAGTGCATGGTTAAACAAATGAACAACGAGATGGTTACTTTCTTCTTTAATTTTTTGATTAAAATGATTCTTAATAATATCGGGAATAGTTGTCAAATCATTTTCTTTTGATTCTTCATATATACTCCATTTATTGTCAATCAAAAATCGTAATGTTTGTGCACTATAATAGGAAAACCCCATATCATCTATATCAGCAAATGGAAATTCTGTTGCTATTGTTTCAAAAAGTTCATTACGTAATAATATGGGCAGTTTTAGTTTTTTTATTTGCTCGAAAACAGTAGGCACAATAATTAATAATTCAAAAAAATAATTTTTGTTACTATTGTAATCTTCTTTGCTCCAAATAAATGTAGATATATCTATTACTGCAGTAAAACTCATACTCATTTTTTATTTAATCTTTTTTTCATTTGTGCTCTTAAAATTGCCTTTAATTCACCATCTTGATTTTCAATAAAATCTTCTGGATAAGGAAGTTCAACAATGCCAAAATCATCAATTGTGATATTATTAAACAACACGTCATTTTTTCCTACTTCAACAAATGTCAATAAAACTTTATCATCCAATTGGTTGCTTGTGTCTTCTGCAATTCGTCTTCTCAACCTCGTTATTAAGTGGTCGCTGTGTGTTTCTATTACTACTTTTTTGCCTTGTTCTACCAATGAGATTAAAAAATCTGTTAGATTGCTTTGAACTTTTGGGTGTAAGTGTATTTCGGGTT comes from Bacteroidota bacterium and encodes:
- a CDS encoding helix-turn-helix domain-containing protein, which translates into the protein MLEQEDFLTALGQNINRIRKEKGLSFQELALEADIEKSNLVKLTSHGTNITVLTLNKIACALGVEPAELLRFKTN
- a CDS encoding ATP-binding protein, which produces MMEKQFNPTIGKTVLETLTSGMYDDARFIFREYIQNAADQIDVAVELGILKEKSEGKIDITIDSVSKLIIVNDNATGVSEKEVLRFLGDVANSQKDSVRQKGFRGIGRLGGLGYCDKLIFETSYFGESVKSKMTLDAKLLKKIIENRNDNSDAAAAISIITKIEKTEEEVDKHYFRVTLNNAFNTVLDTNKVTEYLSMVAPVPFAANFSFIEEIKSYLKNKNAVLDEYNVEINGETLFKRYKNTFLGRNEEESKLIGVDFVDILDDDQNLLAVCWYGYRALSNVKLSDLDYEKGIRLRTKNIAIGNEMTCNRFFGQERTNLRFIGEIHTVSDGFRPNARRDYFVENSTCLQFQEKAAEIFKLENLENRLAQAASKLHNGLDTIEKYNKVYENFVENRGAFENEATESFHLSRLTELKVKALKAKNEIDRIIRKGSLSSNVGNLVDNILADKTISLKGLSDSELEVSKYTPPVFDKLNEEQKAVVLGIFEILEEELDFYLSEQIKKRIVDKYN
- a CDS encoding site-specific integrase, whose protein sequence is MATNYSIKLIIRDDKPVKQNGKHPLYFLVRLNKHLIKLPTGKEIQKVNWDKGSVKAVSGANFQLLNSYLGKKIAAFDQYVLRMDTMGKPVTKTVVKNFFKREGAMTFYQFFEDQIQLWIGVKKESTIMSYKYTLQILKEFNPDLNFGDIDVEMIERLDKYLRLVRKNKTGGTFGRHKCLKTIIKIAIRKDLLDKNPYDHFKIKLADANRAFLSVEEIKKLKTASLPEDLLRVQTTRETFLFACYTGLRFSDIVNLKWSNIKENPDRLEIVMEKTGKEITIPIIPLAKTILMHLKKEAISGQINVFKAISNQVVNRNLKELMIYTGIKKKLTFHSARNSFACNHIEADTHILYLKDLLGHSDIGTTQIYAKSLTKGLYESMNKLSKIYN
- a CDS encoding DUF3987 domain-containing protein, which codes for MKTEIKCKAKKINRKKITVSFFENIKQGQPKVASLIVILFRIKNGKFKKIIGHIKQYFAESEVKKAGELKANLPGVTFSATYNGGRRQENILEYNNLLVLDIDKISDRLLENKTLISKDPYTLAVWKSPSGTGLKVLVMVDSSMEDHKIAFQSLEGYYKQKFKLQIDKSGSDVQRLCFMSYDPNIFINWDAKRFCVEVSEINQDGIAEKHWKDTVSASKITEDIAKFLTGRNISITYNHERWYKVTLAIVSAIPNNKGKDLYLQLCRLDGSKHDENASIAKWNYCLNNYQNKITFKTLLYYAKEAGYDLTRASEIQNNTDAPIPLKPFIPDITPLNTPKSFNVSTFPEEVYNNLPNLLEQVCNLFTKQKERDIALLGSLTTLSILMPNINGTYNKDKVGMPLFLFVVAPASAGKGVLKYPKYLGHAIHQKLLEDGKRLFIPANCSASAVLKTINKNDGWGIIYETEADTLSLTMNNEWGNYSDFLRKVFHHESVSLLRVADDEYIDVLNPNVAVVLSGTPNQVSSLIPSAENGLFSRFAFYAFSTDTEWQDVFADNGNVDLAEYMKSLSEKLLFHYNKLNELEVGLTFKLTGEQQAQFNKLFGKWQNEFKEIVGEDLIASIRRLGLMAFRIAMILTTLRLMDEWGENRTEILCNDSDFEKSIKIVEYLRIHTMEIYSRFNDKQIKFNNNEQAKFFYNLPIEFSASEAFKIATNFKIKYKTAESYLSKFVKSGIMYRLKHGHYSKNKPA
- a CDS encoding helix-turn-helix domain-containing protein, giving the protein MTDSYFLSKWNSLQLHKAKLSFLQNYLLSLHRNREVVEFLDNLLAGIDSISNKMGMLLYCLKILKQYQRTIPKELAESFPEQYDLERETIAEEQTIYDPVKWIEAEIEFISSYSKIQQEFPETEEPVKETKLSEKLYPETKEFLTLKETMDLLKISKSTLDRRREEGLPWHKDGKKLYFKRNELIKWIDKKRW